The following are encoded together in the Bos mutus isolate GX-2022 chromosome 3, NWIPB_WYAK_1.1, whole genome shotgun sequence genome:
- the C3H1orf52 gene encoding UPF0690 protein C1orf52 homolog has translation MAAEEKDPLSYFAAYGSSSSGSSDEEDNSEPEETSRKGQDTAKSAGGYGNKAEKRLPGPDELFRSVTRPAFLYNPLNKQIDWERHVVKAPEEPPKEFKIWKSHYVPPPETYSTEKKPPPPELDMAIKWSNIYEDNGDDAPQNAKKARLLPEGEETVESDDEKDEHTSKKRKIELGEPTKKKK, from the exons ATGGCAGCGGAAGAGAAGGATCCTCTGAGCTATTTCGCGGCATACGGCAGCAGCAGCTCAGGCTCCTCGGACGAGGAGGATAACAGCGAGCCGGAGGAAACAAGTCGTAAGGGTCAAGATACAGCGAAGTCTGCCGGCGGCTATGGGAACAAGGCAGAGAAGCGGCTGCCTGGACCAGACGAGCTGTTCCGGAGCGTGACTCGCCCGGCCTTTCTTTACAATCCGCTCAACAAACAGATAGACTGGGAGAGGCATGTCGTCAAAGCTCCAGAGGAG CCTCCAAAGGAATTCAAAATATGGAAGTCACACTATGTACCACCTCCGGAGACCTACTCTACAGAGAAGAAACCTCCCCCTCCAGAGCTggatatggcaataaaatggtcTAACATATATGAGGACAATGGTGATGATGCCCCACAGAATGCTAAGAAAGCTAGGCTTCTACCAGAAGGGGAAGAGACAGTGGAATCAG ATGATGAAAAAGATGAGCATACTTCTAAGAAGCGCAAAATAGAACTGGGAGAaccaacaaagaagaaaaaatag